In the Nitrospirales bacterium LBB_01 genome, one interval contains:
- the fabD gene encoding ACP S-malonyltransferase, translated as MRKAAVVFPGQGSQGVGMGLDLFEKFEEAKAVYKEVSTALNYDMAQLCFRGPKDELNKTYRTQPALLTTSIAAYSVLLSKGIKPEVLAGHSLGEYSALVAAGVLTLSDAVKLTEMRGRFMQEAVPEGQGLMAAIVGLNREGVDNICLAVKSGYVAPANYNCPEQTVIAGEKAAVEEAMILAKDAGAKRAIPLAVSVPSHCTLMMSASERLSKYFESVTFKNAEIPIVNNADAILLVTADQIKASLIRQLNSPLLWEDSVRKMVETGVEVIIEVGPITVLSGLIKRIDSTVTLLNVQDSASLEKTVAALNN; from the coding sequence ATGAGAAAGGCAGCCGTTGTGTTTCCCGGTCAGGGGTCTCAAGGCGTGGGGATGGGGCTTGATTTATTTGAAAAATTTGAAGAGGCAAAAGCCGTTTACAAAGAGGTCTCAACCGCTCTTAATTATGATATGGCACAGTTATGTTTTAGAGGCCCAAAGGATGAGTTAAATAAAACCTACAGGACACAGCCTGCGCTTCTGACAACAAGCATTGCAGCCTACAGCGTGCTTCTGTCAAAGGGAATAAAACCGGAGGTGCTGGCAGGGCATAGTCTTGGCGAGTACTCGGCGCTTGTTGCGGCAGGCGTGCTGACTCTTTCTGATGCAGTTAAACTCACTGAAATGCGCGGCCGGTTTATGCAAGAAGCTGTGCCAGAGGGACAGGGGCTAATGGCAGCCATCGTGGGGCTTAACAGAGAGGGTGTGGACAATATCTGTTTAGCCGTAAAGTCCGGCTATGTAGCGCCGGCTAATTATAACTGCCCGGAACAAACAGTTATAGCAGGAGAGAAGGCAGCGGTAGAGGAGGCGATGATACTTGCCAAAGACGCCGGTGCAAAGAGAGCCATACCGCTTGCCGTAAGCGTTCCTTCTCACTGTACGCTTATGATGAGCGCTTCGGAAAGATTAAGTAAATACTTTGAAAGCGTTACATTTAAAAACGCTGAAATCCCTATCGTTAACAATGCTGACGCAATACTCCTTGTTACAGCAGACCAAATAAAGGCATCGCTTATCAGGCAGCTAAACAGTCCCCTTCTTTGGGAGGATTCAGTGAGAAAGATGGTTGAAACCGGTGTTGAGGTGATTATTGAGGTAGGACCTATAACGGTTCTTTCGGGATTAATAAAACGCATTGACTCCACTGTTACACTTTTGAATGTGCAGGATAGCGCCTCATTAGAGAAAACAGTGGCTGCATTAAATAATTAA
- the ilvC gene encoding ketol-acid reductoisomerase: MKIYYDKDANLSALKGKKIVIMGYGSQGHAHANNLKESGMDVTIGIRQGGSWNKAKEAGFNVLVPSEAAKIADIIMILLPDEIQGDTYKTEIAPNMKKSVYLAFAHGFNIHFGQIVPPLDANVFMTAPKGPGHLVRSEYVRGSGVPCLIAIHQDPAGNTKDIALAYASAIGGGRAGVIETSFREETETDLFGEQVVLCGGLTSLIMAAYETLVEAGYAPEMAYFECLHEVKLITDLIYEGGIANMRYSISNTAQYGDLTRGPRVITDGTKKEMKKILSEIQDGYFAKEWMLECKANKPVFNALTKKGEAHSIEDVGQKLRSMMPWLKKGKLVDKSKA; this comes from the coding sequence ATTAAAATTTACTATGACAAAGACGCAAACTTAAGTGCCCTGAAAGGGAAAAAGATAGTGATAATGGGTTATGGAAGTCAGGGGCACGCTCACGCCAATAACCTAAAAGAAAGCGGGATGGATGTAACTATTGGTATCAGACAGGGCGGCAGTTGGAATAAGGCGAAAGAGGCCGGATTTAACGTTCTTGTACCCTCTGAGGCTGCTAAAATTGCGGACATTATAATGATTTTACTGCCGGATGAGATTCAAGGAGATACGTATAAGACTGAGATTGCTCCAAACATGAAAAAGTCCGTGTATTTAGCGTTTGCACACGGGTTTAACATTCACTTTGGACAGATTGTGCCGCCTCTTGATGCAAACGTGTTTATGACAGCCCCAAAGGGGCCGGGGCATCTGGTACGAAGCGAGTATGTGCGCGGAAGCGGTGTGCCCTGTCTTATCGCAATACATCAAGACCCTGCGGGTAACACTAAAGACATAGCGCTTGCATACGCCTCAGCTATTGGAGGAGGACGTGCTGGAGTAATTGAGACATCTTTCAGAGAAGAGACAGAAACCGACCTTTTTGGCGAACAGGTGGTTCTATGCGGCGGCTTGACATCTTTAATTATGGCAGCTTATGAAACATTGGTTGAGGCTGGATATGCTCCTGAAATGGCATACTTTGAATGTCTCCATGAGGTCAAATTAATTACGGATTTAATCTATGAGGGCGGCATTGCCAACATGCGCTATTCCATAAGTAACACAGCACAGTACGGTGACCTGACACGCGGTCCGCGTGTTATCACCGATGGGACTAAAAAGGAAATGAAGAAAATCCTCTCAGAAATTCAAGATGGATATTTTGCAAAGGAATGGATGCTTGAATGTAAGGCCAATAAGCCGGTCTTTAATGCGCTGACGAAAAAAGGTGAGGCTCATAGCATTGAGGATGTAGGTCAGAAACTCCGCTCTATGATGCCGTGGTTAAAGAAGGGTAAATTAGTGGATAAGTCTAAGGCATAG